One window of Phoenix dactylifera cultivar Barhee BC4 chromosome 5, palm_55x_up_171113_PBpolish2nd_filt_p, whole genome shotgun sequence genomic DNA carries:
- the LOC103718605 gene encoding uncharacterized protein LOC103718605, with protein MLRMEDELVTPHIDSEDGKTEVTVASMDIEPSVDEDNKMLESPVKGEIVASGGVADLEPYEGMEFESEEAARAFYAAYARHVGFRIRISRYTRSRRDNSIISRRIVCSKEGFREARANEGLFDEQRQRQRAVTRVGCKAMIMVKKIGPEKWIVTKFVKEHNHGPVPPRKVEVRTGRRDDDLLVQSYISDGGAVQEPYEGMEFDSEEAAKAFYITYARHLGFRARISKYCRSRRDNSIISRQIVCSKEGFREVRVKNEITDEGKTKRPRLITRIGCKAMIIVKKANSGKWVVTKFEKEHNHSLASLKMPCLESRSNAGKVINLQGAITKPNGMVTDESCAGTQGTSRESLTVLYNQLCCEAIKYAQEGAATEDSYNVAMSALKEAVEKVAAAKRGAVTVAQQGLAIGGARQAFLIAHPAQTKALQDLQCLNEVKQVPLILNIANGRLLHNRSDDGLIGNGSEGSDLPAERKMAMQIVNRDVELDAGVQKFQNQDSATAAEAASTSRSGCYNLTSPGSSETQMVAIPAVPMTVYMPVMGSLPASCSVATPGTSGGSYTLVAAPIEALPVSARPAGPNPQIQDAPLQPAAASQSVLVLSPSPGNLLEHCKSYSGPNPQVHATALACGARVVSPKAAASLIKAIEAKIRSGSASVAKSALAGGCKLLSIQSPRPRAIEEGKSEHAPANAIHKSQAESLEEMKLQTIDMMPRELVVDPDHSGAENAGQNGSLFEKQIELLDTAGAAEDLSMFEKRAWTEIKCD; from the exons ATGTTGAGGATGGAAGATGAATTAGTCACTCCCCATATTGACTCAGAAGATGGTAAAACAGAAGTTACCGTTGCTTCCATGGATATCGAGCCTTCTGTGGATGAAGACAATAAAATGTTGGAAAGTCCTGTCAAAGGAGAAATAGTTGCATCTGGAGGTGTTGCAGATTTGGAACCATATGAGGGCATGGAGTTTGAATCTGAAGAAGCAGCAAGGGCATTCTATGCTGCATATGCTAGGCATGTGGGATTTCGCATCCGTATTAGTAGATATACTCGGTCAAGGCGCGACAACTCTATTATTTCTCGAAGAATTGTATGTTCCAAAGAGGGCTTTCGTGAGGCTCGTGCTAATGAAGGTCTCTTTGATGAACAACGACAGCGACAACGAGCAGTCACAAGGGTGGGTTGTAAGGCAATGATTATGGTTAAAAAAATAGGCCCTGAGAAATGGATTGTTACCAAATTTGTAAAGGAGCATAACCACGGGCCAGTGCCTCCACGAAAAGTGGAGGTTAGGACAGGCCGCAGGGATGATGATTTGCTGGTACAATCATATATCAGTGATGGAGGTGCTGTTCAGGAACCATATGAGGGAATGGAGTTTGACTCTGAAGAAGCTGCAAAGGCTTTCTACATAACCTATGCCAGACACTTGGGTTTTCGTGCACGTATTAGCAAGTATTGCCGTTCGAGACGTGATAATTCGATTATTTCTCGGCAGATTGTTTGTTCCAAGGAAGGCTTTCGTGAAGTTCGTGTAAAGAATGAGATTACTGATGAAGGGAAAACCAAGCGCCCTAGATTGATAACAAGGATAGGATGTAAAGCTATGATTATTGTAAAGAAGGCAAACTCTGGAAAATGGGTTGTCACAAAGTTTGAGAAGGAGCATAACCATTCTCTCGCATCTTTAAAGATGCCTTGTCTTGAATCACGTAGCAATGCCGGGAAAGTCATTAATTTGCAAGGAGCAATTACAAAGCCTAATGGGATGGTAACTGATGAATCCTGTGCTGGAACACAAGGTACAAGTCGAGAATCACTAACTGTCCTATACAACCAGTTATGCTGTGAAGCCATTAAGTATGCGCAAGAGGGGGCTGCAACTGAAGACAGTTATAACGTGGCAATGTCTGCTCTGAAAGAGGCTGTGGAGAAGGTTGCTGCAGCCAAAAGAGGTGCTGTTACTGTTGCACAGCAAGGACTAGCTATTGGTGGAGCTAGACAAGCATTTCTTATTGCCCATCCAGCACAAACAAAAGCTTTGCAAGACTTGCAATGCTTGAATGAAGTCAAGCAG GTCCCATTAATCCTCAACATAGCAAATGGTCGGTTACTGCATAATCGATCAGATG ATGGGTTGATTGGAAATGGATCAGAAGGTTCTGATTTGCCTGCAGAAAGGAAGATGGCAATGCAGATAGTCAATCGAGATGTGGAGCTTGATGCCGGCGTCCAGAAATTTCAG AACCAGGATTCTGCTACTGCAGCTGAAGCTGCCTCAACTTCAAGAAGTGGCTGCTACAACTTAACTAGTCCAGGTTCCTCTGAGACACAGATGGTGGCTATTCCTGCAGTGCCAATGACAGTCTACATGCCTGTGATGGGAAGCTTACCAGCATCTTGTTCAG TTGCAACACCAGGAACTTCAGGTGGTTCATACACCCTTGTGGCGGCTCCAATCGAGGCATTGCCAGTTTCTGCTCGTCCTGCAGGACCAAACCCTCAAATTCAGGATGCACCCTTGCAGCCGGCAGCAGCATCTCAGAGTGTACTGGTTTTAAGTCCGTCTCCTGGGAATCTATTAGAGCACTGCAAGTCCTATTCGGGCCCGAATCCTCAAGTGCATGCAACTGCCCTTGCTTGTGGTGCCCGTGTAGTTTCCCCCAAGGCCGCTGCTTCACTGATCAAGGCTATTGAGGCCAAGATCAGATCTGGAAGTGCTTCAGTTGCCAAGTCGGCACTTGCAGGTGGCTGCAAATTACTGTCTATCCAGAGCCCTCGGCCTCGTGCCATTGAGGAGGGCAAGAGCGAACATGCACCTGCGAATGCCATACACAAAAGTCAGGCAGAAAGTTTGGAGGAGATGAAATTGCAAACAATTGATATGATGCCGAGGGAGTTGGTGGTTGATCCTGACCACTCCGGAGCTGAAAATGCTGGGCAGAACGGATCACTTTTCGAGAAGCAGATCGAATTGCTGGATACAGCGGGGGCTGCTGAGGATCTGTCCATGTTTGAGAAGAGGGCTTGGACAGAAATCAAATGTGATTGA